Proteins from a single region of Chlamydia buteonis:
- a CDS encoding LL-diaminopimelate aminotransferase: MRRNTNFSNLETNYLFSGIRQKIQAFREKHPEISIIDLSIGNTSYPLHKSVTHTFSQSVDKLGNPKTYRGYGPELGLPSLREKLSEVFYHGKVSPEEIFISDGAKMDIFRVLSLFGPGKTVAVQDPSYPVYIDTALITGARKIIKLPCTKESHFFPVLPEREVIDIFCLCSPNNPTGTVLNREQLKELVDYANAHGSVILFDAAYSAFISDPSLPRSIFEIPEARSCAIEVNSFSKSLGFSGVRLGWNVVPNDLKYSNGLPVIRDWERFLFTTFNGTCLPVQEAAISGISLFPNLEAISQYRYNSSLLRTALQKAEFSVYGGEHAPYLWVEVPNTIPDEDAFDFFLHQYHIAITPGKGFGSCGEGYVRFSSLGKTEDIVAACQRLTLTSVYDTMVLSL; the protein is encoded by the coding sequence ATGCGAAGAAACACGAACTTTTCAAATTTAGAAACCAACTATCTGTTTTCTGGTATTCGTCAAAAAATTCAAGCTTTCCGTGAAAAACACCCTGAGATCTCTATTATAGATCTATCTATCGGGAATACCTCGTACCCACTACACAAGTCAGTTACTCACACCTTTTCGCAATCTGTCGATAAGTTAGGGAATCCCAAAACTTACCGTGGATACGGTCCAGAATTGGGTCTTCCTTCTTTGAGAGAAAAACTTTCAGAAGTATTTTATCACGGTAAAGTGTCCCCTGAAGAGATTTTTATCTCAGATGGAGCCAAAATGGATATTTTCCGTGTACTTTCTTTATTTGGTCCGGGGAAAACCGTAGCCGTTCAGGATCCCTCTTACCCTGTCTATATTGATACGGCTCTCATTACAGGAGCTCGTAAAATCATCAAGCTTCCTTGTACAAAAGAATCCCATTTCTTTCCTGTACTTCCTGAAAGAGAAGTTATTGATATTTTCTGTTTATGTTCTCCTAATAACCCTACAGGGACTGTATTGAATAGAGAACAACTTAAAGAACTTGTCGACTATGCGAACGCCCATGGGAGCGTTATTTTGTTCGATGCCGCCTATAGCGCTTTTATCTCAGATCCTTCCTTACCAAGGAGTATTTTTGAAATCCCTGAAGCGCGCTCGTGTGCTATAGAAGTGAACTCCTTTTCCAAGTCCTTAGGTTTTTCAGGAGTGCGTTTGGGGTGGAATGTCGTTCCTAACGATCTTAAATATAGCAACGGTCTCCCTGTAATTCGCGATTGGGAACGTTTTCTATTTACGACATTTAATGGGACATGTTTACCAGTGCAAGAAGCTGCTATCTCAGGAATTTCTCTATTTCCTAATTTAGAAGCGATCTCACAATATCGCTACAACAGTTCTCTTTTACGTACAGCTCTACAAAAAGCTGAATTTTCGGTATACGGTGGTGAGCATGCTCCCTACCTATGGGTCGAAGTCCCTAATACTATCCCCGATGAAGATGCTTTTGACTTTTTCTTGCACCAGTACCATATTGCCATCACTCCTGGCAAAGGATTTGGCTCGTGCGGAGAAGGATATGTGCGCTTTTCTTCTTTAGGAAAAACAGAAGATATTGTTGCAGCTTGCCAACGTTTAACCCTAACATCTGTGTATGATACAATGGTGTTGTCACTATGA
- a CDS encoding CT392 family protein has product MASVSGNPGQSPNPIPEDFNSRLDQADTSKDQEEAGSGVTETGLSIEVLSTGELSNIDAAISGIQTVASAVIAVGAPSSLSPTSPEAAALSAEVVNNFYEEILDREDSDKIDETVADLFAGVQYSKALVDDFKKRVEDFQKTQLNANEVFRQSQLNEGLDLDEMYLDMRCELASLNGTVNELESLSHRLLASLGDVHHGLLAMSLEEFRNTFGNHSDSVRSYLEKLGLIYSNEGWTIDSSGAVPQLALAIQNQRIALEKLIIPTEEEFIQAATEAGASCFQSIINKLKTLWNTLVQMFQTLYQELLFFLLWIRKKLQGNQESPEVAENKKNPQFENPFASTSGTALSRENTSSLRASVSGRGDLSDEEMIRRPEDNTMDTQNVNNQDEKNNRISLDDF; this is encoded by the coding sequence ATGGCGTCAGTAAGCGGAAATCCCGGTCAGAGTCCTAACCCTATCCCAGAAGATTTCAATAGTCGTTTGGATCAAGCAGATACCTCTAAAGATCAAGAGGAAGCAGGAAGTGGTGTTACTGAGACAGGGCTGAGTATCGAGGTTTTATCTACCGGTGAGTTGTCGAATATAGATGCTGCGATCTCTGGTATACAGACTGTTGCCAGTGCGGTCATTGCTGTGGGCGCTCCTTCGAGTTTATCTCCCACTTCACCAGAGGCTGCTGCTTTATCTGCAGAAGTAGTAAACAATTTTTATGAAGAGATCCTTGATAGAGAGGATTCTGATAAAATTGATGAAACTGTAGCAGATTTATTTGCTGGAGTTCAATACAGTAAAGCTTTAGTTGATGATTTCAAGAAAAGGGTCGAGGATTTTCAGAAAACGCAACTTAATGCAAACGAGGTGTTTAGACAATCTCAACTTAATGAAGGTCTTGATTTAGACGAGATGTATCTTGACATGCGTTGTGAACTAGCATCACTGAATGGTACAGTAAACGAGTTAGAGAGCTTATCTCATAGGTTATTAGCTTCTTTAGGAGACGTACACCATGGGTTGCTGGCTATGTCTTTAGAGGAATTTCGTAACACTTTTGGAAATCACAGTGATAGTGTGCGTTCGTATTTAGAGAAACTTGGATTGATCTATAGCAACGAGGGTTGGACAATTGATTCCTCTGGTGCTGTTCCTCAGTTAGCTTTAGCAATTCAGAATCAGCGTATTGCTTTAGAAAAACTGATTATTCCTACAGAAGAAGAGTTTATTCAAGCGGCGACAGAGGCGGGAGCTTCTTGCTTTCAGTCTATTATCAATAAGCTGAAAACGTTGTGGAACACATTAGTACAGATGTTTCAAACTCTTTATCAAGAACTACTCTTTTTCCTATTGTGGATTAGAAAAAAACTTCAAGGTAACCAGGAATCTCCTGAAGTGGCAGAGAATAAGAAAAATCCTCAATTTGAAAATCCTTTTGCGTCCACTTCAGGAACCGCTTTGTCTCGTGAAAATACTTCTTCTTTAAGAGCTTCGGTTTCTGGAAGGGGGGATTTATCGGATGAGGAGATGATCCGGCGTCCTGAAGACAATACCATGGATACACAAAATGTTAATAATCAAGATGAAAAGAATAACAGAATTTCTCTTGATGACTTTTAA
- a CDS encoding ABC transporter substrate-binding protein, which translates to MILRKIAQYIFFFSIICSFISVVISSPNPEQDSPKVAVFLSFSHSILEDCSQSCIDVLKTFENSPEVFVVNAEDSVVKARKLARTLHSDKNIVAIVTLGSIATKIMSQIETKKPIIYAAVPEGETLVFPKKQTNIYGVNDSLDINQCCFAIQAVRTNAESLVYIKPTEPFPSALQQEIEKKLHASGISVTEITVTPANFKTRIQQAIDKRPSAIFIPFSSLAHKLGTAFIEEILKEKIPIITDDFSLVAEGACVACGVDFKKSGKQAAQMVYHLLNQHQDIEGLKKIIAEPLPQTTTFNEDVIRRLGLKINRTERKQFRSIIFKDNKDKKAAVKSDKPETDKNYSPA; encoded by the coding sequence ATGATTCTTCGTAAAATTGCTCAATATATTTTCTTCTTTTCCATTATTTGCTCCTTTATTTCTGTAGTTATCTCCTCACCTAATCCTGAGCAAGACTCCCCCAAAGTTGCAGTGTTCTTATCTTTCTCCCACTCAATACTCGAAGATTGTAGTCAAAGTTGTATAGATGTTTTAAAGACATTCGAAAACTCCCCAGAAGTGTTTGTCGTTAATGCTGAAGATAGTGTGGTTAAAGCAAGGAAATTAGCTCGTACATTGCACAGCGATAAAAATATCGTGGCTATTGTTACATTAGGCTCAATAGCAACAAAAATCATGAGCCAAATCGAAACAAAAAAGCCAATTATCTATGCTGCTGTTCCCGAAGGAGAGACTCTAGTTTTCCCGAAAAAACAAACGAATATCTACGGTGTTAATGATTCCCTTGATATCAACCAATGTTGTTTTGCTATACAAGCTGTAAGAACAAACGCCGAGTCTTTGGTTTATATAAAACCTACTGAGCCTTTTCCATCAGCTCTACAACAAGAAATCGAAAAAAAACTCCATGCCTCAGGAATTTCCGTTACAGAAATTACCGTGACACCAGCAAATTTCAAAACACGTATTCAACAAGCAATAGACAAACGTCCCTCTGCAATTTTTATTCCTTTCTCTTCGCTAGCTCACAAGCTCGGAACAGCATTTATTGAAGAAATCCTTAAAGAAAAAATCCCTATAATTACCGATGACTTCTCTTTAGTTGCTGAAGGAGCCTGCGTCGCTTGTGGAGTAGATTTTAAAAAATCCGGCAAACAAGCTGCTCAAATGGTTTACCACCTACTTAACCAACATCAAGATATCGAAGGATTAAAAAAAATTATCGCCGAGCCACTACCACAAACAACAACATTTAATGAAGATGTCATCCGCCGTTTAGGTTTAAAAATCAACAGAACAGAACGCAAACAATTCCGTTCTATAATCTTTAAAGATAATAAAGATAAGAAAGCCGCTGTGAAAAGCGACAAACCAGAAACCGATAAAAACTACAGCCCTGCTTAA
- a CDS encoding DUF167 domain-containing protein produces MNEEYWILEVKVTPKSKENKIVGFEGEVLKIRVTEVPEKGKANEAVIALLAKTLSLPKRDITLISGDASKKKRILLPKATESIVSHWREKGF; encoded by the coding sequence TTGAATGAAGAATATTGGATTTTAGAGGTGAAGGTCACCCCAAAATCTAAAGAAAATAAAATTGTGGGATTTGAAGGTGAGGTATTGAAAATACGTGTTACTGAGGTCCCAGAAAAAGGAAAGGCTAACGAAGCAGTTATTGCTTTGTTAGCCAAAACATTGTCTTTGCCTAAACGTGATATCACGTTAATTTCGGGAGATGCTTCCAAGAAAAAAAGAATCTTATTACCGAAGGCTACAGAATCGATTGTCTCTCATTGGAGAGAAAAGGGATTTTAA